The Leishmania mexicana MHOM/GT/2001/U1103 complete genome, chromosome 25 genome contains the following window.
CGGCGACTCGCGTGTGGTGGCCTGCATCGATGGCATGTGCGTCCCTCTGACGGAGGATCACAAGCCCAATAATGAAGGGGAGCGCCAGCGCATTGAGAACTGCGCGGGCCGTGTGGAGAACAACCGCGTCGATGGCAGCCTGGCCGTCAGTCGCGCTTTCGGCGACCGCGAGTACAAGCTAGGCAGTGGTAGTCAGCTGGAGCAGAAGGTGATCGCCTTAGCAGATATCCAGCACAAGGATTTCACCTTCAACTCGGACGACTTcgtgctgctctgctgcgacggcgtcTTTGAGGGCAACTTCCCGaacgaggaggtggtggcctacgtgaagcagcagctggagaccTGCAACGACCTCGCCGAGGTGGCCggacgtgtgtgcgaggaggcgatcgagcgcggcagccgcgacaACATCTCCTGCATGATCGTGCAGTTTAAGGACGGCAGCGACTACGCTGCTGAGCCGCACACCACCGTTGTGCCCGGGCCGTTTAGCGCACCGCGCAACAGTGGCTTCCGTAAGGCGTACGAGTCAATGGCAGACAAAGGTAACACCACCGTCGGCGCCCTCCTAGAAAAGCGCTACGACACCCTCAAGGCTGCCGACGCCCTCACCCCGgaagagacggaggagctgAGCCAGTTTGAGAACGGCCCAGAGGCGAAACTCACAGGCATCGAGCGTCAGAGGTGGTTCTCGAACTACTTCCAGAAGCTGTGCGAGGCAGCATCGAACGGGCCAAGTGACCAGATGGAGCGCctgcagtcgctgcagcagcaggccggCATTCCGCTCTCTATCCTGCTGTCCTTGATGGGTGAGCAGA
Protein-coding sequences here:
- a CDS encoding putative protein phosphatase: MGIPLPKPVMTQLQERYGNPIFRCGSNCVNGYRETMEDAHLTYLTDSWGFFGVFDGHVNDQCSQYLERAWRSAIEKESIPMTDERMKELALQIDQEWMDSGREGGSTGTFFVALKEGNKVHLQVGNVGDSRVVACIDGMCVPLTEDHKPNNEGERQRIENCAGRVENNRVDGSLAVSRAFGDREYKLGSGSQLEQKVIALADIQHKDFTFNSDDFVLLCCDGVFEGNFPNEEVVAYVKQQLETCNDLAEVAGRVCEEAIERGSRDNISCMIVQFKDGSDYAAEPHTTVVPGPFSAPRNSGFRKAYESMADKGNTTVGALLEKRYDTLKAADALTPEETEELSQFENGPEAKLTGIERQRWFSNYFQKLCEAASNGPSDQMERLQSLQQQAGIPLSILLSLMGEQTQ